The DNA region GAAGATGAAATAGAAACCCTCACCTTTGAGATAGCCCGGCTTGAAACCATAGAGCCGGATCAGAAAGAGGCGGTCCTCATAGAGTTCCAGGAACTCATGATGGCCAATGAGTTCATCACCACAGGGGGTATCGACTATGCCCGGGAACTTCTGGAAAAATCCCTGGGAAGCCAGAAAGCCATTGATATTATCAACCGCCTCACTTCCAGTCTCCAGGTACGGCCCTTTGACTTTATACGACGCACTGATCCTGCGCACCTCTTAAACTTTATCCAGCAGGAACACCCCCAGACCATCGCACTTATTCTGGCATACCTGGAGCCCCAAAAGGCGTCACTGATCTTGCAAAACCTCCCCCATGAGGTACAGAGCGATGTGGCTAAGCGTATCGCCACCATGGACCGGACCAGCCCTGAGGTGCTCCGGGAAGTGGAACGAGTTCTGGAGAAAAAACTCTCCACCCTGTCCAGCGAAGACTACACCGCCGCAGGTGGTGTGGAAAGCATCGTAGAAATACTGAACATGGTTGACCGTTCATCAGAGAAGCAGATCATAGAAGCCCTGGAAGACGAGGACCCGGAACTGGCTGAAGAGATCAAGAAACGGATGTTCGTGTTCGAAGACATTGTCATGCTGGACGACCGGGCCATACAGCGGGTTATGCGGGAAGTGGATTCCCAGGAACTTTCCAAGGCCCTCAAATCGGTGGATACGGAAGTGCAGGATAAGATATTCCGGAACATGTCAAAACGCGCCGCTCAGATGCTGAAGGAAGATATGGAATTTATGGGCCCTGTACGGCTTAAGGACGTTGAGGAAGCCCAGCAGAAGATCGTATCCATAATCAGGCACCTGGAAGAGACCGGGGACATTGTGGTTGCCCGGGCCGGTGAGGATGAGTTAGTCGTATGATTACTAAAGCTGTTTTCAGGCCAGGGGAACTGGTCATGGTGGATCAAAAAGTTTTTCTGGAGCCCCCCCAGGCTTATGCGGAGCTGCCCTCCTTTTCGAGCCCCGCCCTGGAGCCCCTGGATGAACTTGAAGAGATGCCGGAATTTCTCGGCCCCACTGCAGACGATCTCAGGCGGGAAGCGGAACTGTTCAAAAGTAATTGGGACGCAGAACGGGAAGCCATGATCGCCGAAGCTAAGGACAAGGCGGAAGCCATTGTCGCCGACGCCCAGGCCAATGCCGGCGAAGAGACCCTCCGGGCCGCCGAGGAAGCCCAGGAACTAAAAACCCGGGCGGAAGCGGAGGCGGAGACCCTCCTGGCTGAGGCAAAACAAAAGGCGGAAGAGCTTGAAAACTCCGCCCAAACCACCTTTGAGAAGGATCGCAAAGAGGCAGTCGATGCGGGAACCAAGGAAGGTCGGGAAGCAGGATACGCCGAAGGAAAAGCCGAAGCGGATCGCCTGATTGAGCGGGTCCAAACCGTGCTGGAACGGGCCCAGGGCCGGCGGGAAGAAATCCTGGAAGAGACGGAACAGCAGATCATCGATCTGGTGCTCATTTTGACCCGGAAGGTTATCAAGATCCTTTCGGAGACCCAAAAGGATGTGGTCAAAGCCAATGTAAGCGAAGCCCTGAGTAAAGTTAAGGGCCGGGGAGATATTATTATCCGGGTGAACATGACGGATGTAAAACTCACCACCGAACACATCAACAGTTTTATTACGAAGATGGAAGGTGTCAAGGGCATACAGGTGGCGGAGGATTCCACGGTTGGTCCCGGGGGCTGCATCATAGAAACCGATTTTGGGGAAATTGACGCCCGGATCAGCAGCCAGCTTTCTGAGCTTGAATCGAAAATACTGAATATGACCCCCATAAAGACGAAACCAAAGTCCCCTGCGGGGCCCTCGGTCTCCGGAGGACAGACCTCCGGCAGGGGGCTTGGCGCCCTCAGCGAGCAAGCTGAAACAGCGGACAGCGAAGCGGCTGAATAGGGGAGTGTATGGAAACCTTATTAGACAAGTATATTGAAACTGCGGAAGAAGTTGAAACCATAAAATACGTGGGCCATGTGATAAAGGTCCAGGGTATACTCATAGAAAGTCTCGGCCCTTCCGCCGTGATAGGAGAAGTGTGCCGCATAGAAGTACCCCGGGGTAAAGGGGTCATCCAGGCAGAAGTGGTGGGCCTCTCCAATGGCATAGTGCAGCTCATGGCCTACGAGGATATTGAAGGCATTGAGATAGGCAATAGGGTAGTGGCCTCAGGCGCTGCATTAGGGGTTGCAGTTTCCAACAAACTATTGGGCAGGGTCCTGGACGCCATGGGCCGCCCCAGTGATGGGAAGGGCGAGATAGATTCCCCCCTGCAGTATCCTGCCATCGCCAGCCCCCCGCCCCCCCTGAGCCGCAGACGTATTAAAGAGCGTATTGCAACCGGGGTGCGGGCCATAGACGGCATGTTAGCCGCAGGCCGTGGGCAGCGTCTGGGGATCTTCGCCGGTTCCGGGGTGGGGAAGTCCACCCTCCTGGGCATGATAGCCCGGAACACCAATGCTGATGTTAATGTTGTTGCCCTCATCGGAGAGCGGGGCCGGGAAGTCAACGATTTTATTGAAAATGATCTGGGCCCCGAAGGCCTGGCCCGGAGCGTAATTATTGTAACCCCTTCTAATTCCCCCCCCCTGGCCCGGCTTCGGGGCGCCTACACTGCCACTGCGGTGGCAGAATACTTCCGCGACCAGGGCCTGGACGTGATGCTCCTCTTTGACTCGGTCACCCGTTTCGCCCGGGCCCAGCGCGAAATAGGCCTGGCAATCGGGGAACCCCCGGCCACCCGGGGCTATACCCCCAGCATGTTTGACTCCATGCCCAAGCTCCTGGAACGCAGCGGCACTTCCGACCGGGGATCCATCACCGGCTTCTACACCATCCTGGTTGACGGGGACGACATGGACGAGCCTGTGGCGGACACAGTCCGGGGTATCCTGGACGGCCACATCATCCTTTCACGGGACCTGGCTCAGCGTTACCATTACCCCGCCATCGACGTGCTCACCAGCATATCCCGGCTGGCCCCCGCCGTATCCGGCCCGGTGACCAACAAAGCTGTGGGCTACATACGCCGGCTCATGGCGGACTATGCGGCGGCTGAGGACCTTATCAACGTGGGAGCCTACCGCACAGGCTCCAATCCAGCTATTGATCAGGCCATCGCCAAGCGGGAGGCCATTGAGAATTTCCTCGTCCAGAATGTGGATGAAAAATCCACCATGAGCGAAACCCTAAAGACCCTGGCCGCCATAGCGGACATGCAGATCCCCGATGAAGAGCTGTCCCGGTACCGCGCATGAGGCGTTTCAGATTTGCCCTGCAAAAAGTTCTTGAACTGAGAGAACATGTTGAAGCTGAAGCAAAAATAGAACTGGGCCGGGCCATGGGCGCCCTCAACCTCATAGAACAGCGCATAAAAACTGTGGCAGAGCAGCGCAATAATGCTGTGGCGGAACGCTTCGCCCCGGGCAGGGATTTTTCGGAAATGCAGAACTACGAACGGTACATAGTCAGGCTCGACCAGACTAAGGAAAAGCTCCTCAAGGACGCCTCCCTGGCGGAACTGGATGTGGCGGAAAAGCGGGACATCTACCTGGAAGCCGCCAGGGACCGCAAGGTCCTGGACAAGGTCAAGGAACGCCGCACCGGGGAGTACCGCAAGGAAGCCCTGGCTGAGGAGAACAAGGAACTGGATGAAGTGGCAGGGCGCCTCTTGCAACGCAGTTCCCCGCGCATGAGGGACCGGGAAGGGTAAGCTGGCCCGGCATCCTGTTAAATAGTAAAAGGATGCCCATAAATTCTACAAATATACGCCTTTTCATCCCCCTTTTGTTCTGCTATAATTCAAATATGAAAAATTATATGCTAAGACTAACATTATTTACGGCCCTCTTTGCGGGTCTCTGTGGAGCTTTGGCGGCCCAAACGCCGCTGACTATTTATGCTATCAAGGGGCCCTCAGGGGTCGGCATGATCCGGCTCTTTGACCGGCCCCCGGCCCTGCCCGGCGGTCCGGCGAAACTGGAAGCCCTAGCCCAGGCGGACCTGATGGCGGCGAAATTCATTTCAGGGGAAGCCAAAATCGGCATACTCCCCGCCAATGTGGCGGCCAAAATCGCTTCTACCGGCAAGCCCATCCAGATTGCGGCGGTGACCGGTACGGGTATGCTGAGCCTTTTGACCAGTGACAGCGCTGTCCGCAGTATTGCGGACCTTAAGGGAAAGTCTGTGGAGGTGGCAGGGCAGGGCGCCACCCCAGATTATGTTTTCAGGCGCATACTCCTTTCCAAGGGGATCAACCCTGACAAGGATATCCAGCTGGGCTATGCCCTGGCCTATCCTGAAATAGCCCAGTCCCTTATCGCCGGCCGGGTTTCTACGGCCCTGCTTCCTGAACCTTTTGCCACCATGGCCCGTACCGGTAAGCCGGAACTCAGGGTGGTGGGGGATATCCAGGCTGAGTGGGTAAGCGCCGGGGGCAGGGGCAATTACCCCATGACAGTCCTTGTGGTGGACGCCGACTATGCTAAGGCCCAGCCCGCTGTTATCAGGACTGTGCTGAGCGCCCTCAAGGATTCTATCGAATGGGTAGTTGCCCATCCCGCCGAGGCTGGGGCGCTTGTGGAAAAGTACGACTTGGGACTCCGGGCGCCGGTGGTAACTGCGGCTATTCCCCGGAGCAATTATATTTTTATCCCCGTAAAAGAGGCCCGGCCTTCCCTGGAAGCGCTTTATAGAACTTTCTTGGAATTTTCTCCTGTCTCAATCGGGGGCGCCCTTCCGGCGAACAGCTTCTACCTTGATCTCTAAGAACTGGTGGTGGAGCCTTGCAGGTATTGTAAGCTTCATCGCCTTATGGGAAATCGGAGCTTTGGCGGCTGGGAGTGATCTTATCTTTCCCGGCCCTCTGCCGGCGGCTCGGCGCTTTGTTGAACTGCTGCAAAGCCCCCGTTTCCTCCGCGCCCTGGGGGGAAGCTTCCTCCGGGTGCTTTTGGGGATACTCCTCTCTGCGCCCCTGGGTATGGTCCTGGGTATAGCTGCCGGGCTGGACAAGCGGTTCAGCGCCTTTTTGTCGCCCTTCTTTTCAGTTATCGCTGCCACCCCGGTGATGGCGGTGATCCTCATCGCCTTTCTGGTATTCGGCTCCGAGCGCACCCCGGTCTTTACCGCCTTCCTCATGGTCTTCCCGGTGATGGCTGCCAATGCCATGGCCGGGGTTCGGGCGGTGGATCCCAAGCTCAGGGAACTTTTTGCCCTTTACGGCTTGTCCCGCAGCGAAACAGTGCGGCGCCTCTACATTCCGGCGATCAAACCCTTCATCCTGGGGGGGATGCGGAGTTCCCTTTCCCTTTGCTGGAAGGTGGTGGTGGCTTCGGAGGTGCTGGTCCAGCCTTTGCTGGCCCTGGGTACCGGTATGCAGCGGGCTAAGGCCCAGTTTGAAACCCCGGAACTCTTCGCCTGGACCGCAGCCACGGTGATCGCCGCCGCCCTTTCCGAGGCCCTCTTTACCCTTGCCGCAACTGGGTCAGGCAAAAGGCGTTTAGCAGCGTGAGTATTTCTGTTGAAAACATTTCTTTCAGTTATGGTGAAAAATCTGTTTTCAAAGACCTTTCCATGGAAATAGGGGAGGGTGAAAGCCCGGTAGTAATACTCGGCGCCTCAGGCTGCGGCAAGACCACCCTTTTGCGGCTCATGGCGGGTCTCCTTAAACCAAGCTCCGGCGCGGTGGAATCCAGCGACAGGGCTTCCTTTGTGTTCCAGGAAAACCGGCTCCTCCCCTGGTACACGGTGCTGGAAAATGTCAGCCTCCCCATAGAGACACTATTAGGTAAGCCTGAAGCCCGTGAAAAGGCCCGGCAGTTTCTGGAACTGGTTTCCCTGGGGGATAAGGCCAACGCTTTTCCCACCGAACTTTCCGGGGGCCAGGCCCAACGAGCCGCTATTGCCCGGGCTTTTGCCTACCCGTCACCATTACTGTTTATGGATGAACCCTTTCAGTCCCTGGACATACCCCTGCGGCTCCAGCTTATGGACACGGTACTTGCCCTGCTGGAAAAAGAAAAACGTCTCACCCTTTTGGTAACCCACGATCCCCGGGAGGGAATCTACCTAGGCCGGCGCATCCTGGTCCTGGGCGCCGCTCCCGCCGGGATCATCCTTGATGAAGGGGTGGATTTTTCCCGGGAAGACCGCGCCTACGGGGCCGCCGCCCACAGCGGGCTTGAGAAAAGGCTCATGGATGCCCTGAGGCAGGGCCCTATAGGCTGAGTTCTTTTCTGTAGGCGACGACATAGGGCGCCAGGCGTTCCCGTTTTTCTCCGGGGAAACGAATCCAGTTGTTTCGACATGCCGGCGAAAGTATCTATATGTTATACTAAACTAACATCATAGGCAAAAAAAACCCTTTTTCGCTAAAGTCCAAACACGCTTCTTCCGGTGAGGGAAACCAACAGAACAATACTGAAGGGGCGATTATTTTTGTCAGCGTTGTAGCTATAATAGGTCCCGTCCTCGCTGCCTAAGGCCATGGGAACGGCTAAGGATACCGCCATATGGGGTAGTGGATTTATTCTGATCCCCGGCACGAGCTGTGCGGTATTTTCTTTAGGGGCATACAGAAACTGAAGGACAAAGCGGAGGTCCTTGAACCAGTCGGGTCTAAAACGCAGGTTAAGGGCGGTATTCAAGCCGCCAATAAAAGGAGATACCTCCTCTTCCCGTAAATCAGTTTTTGGGCGGAATAAACCAGAGCCTGCTTCGCCATTATAAAATACTTCGGCATTGACCGTCAGTTTGTCCGTAAAGAAATCCTGTAAAACCCCAAGGTTGGCGGAAAAGTTCCAATTATCCCAGGTATCATGATCGTCAGTAAAGGGATGCTGAACTGAGGTCATCCCTTCAGTATAGAGTTCAGTTTCCTTAATCGTTTTCTTAACGGAGATAAAAGCTCTCAGGGGCATGGCTGCAAGGAAAAAGGCTCCCACATCAATATCCGCCCAGGGAAAGGCTAGATTGTATTTAGCGCCGTATCCAATCTCGCGTAAACCAGGATTAATACTGTTATCTTCTATAAAACCACGACGGTGCAGGGCAAGGACTTGCAGACCCCCAATGCCGATAGGGATATCGGCCCTGGCCACGATTGCACTCTGGCTGGAGTTCAATGCGACTTTCCACCAGGGCCCGTTGGGCACCCTGGCTAACAGGTTGGTAAACGGAAAATTAGAAGAAATCCCCCAGGTAGGTTCGTACTTTCCTGCCCGGATAAAAACAGCATTTTTAATCGTATAATCAAAGAAAAATTGGTCGACGTACAAGGAAAAATTGGGGTAGTAAAAGCCAAAGCTGTTTTTTACCCGAAACACATCGGAGATCTGGACATCAAGCCCCATACCACCGGCCATTCCCAGACCTACAATATGTGTGTACTCATTTTCCTTGCTCGACGAATCCCAGTGCCAAGGAGCCTGGTTCCAACCGGGAGCAATACCGGCATTGAAATAATAGGAAGCGTCCAGGGAGGCCCCTGTTTTTCGCAACAGAAAGGCCGGCACATTCTTTGCAGGAACGCTTTCTTCCTTGACATCACCCTTCTCTCCGGGGGACACTTCTTCCGTATCCACCGGCTCGTTAAACAGGGTGTCCATATCCCAATCAGAAAAATCTGTGTCATCCGCCCATACTACAAAGAATAATGAATGAAACAGCAATAGTAACAAAAAAGCACGCCGCATTATCGGTTCACCGACTCCAGAAACGTTTTTGAATAGACTGAGTCGGCAATCTTTTCAAAAGAAGGTTTATTAATTGTAATCAAAGTCCGCTCTTTTACCAATTTTCCGTTAATCACGGCCCCCCGCAGGGCTTCTTCAAACAGAATCTGGGTAGGAACAAACCGCTTCCCTGTCCTCTGATAATCGAGGATAGCCGAGGTCCGCATCAACTGGCCGGAAAGGCTGTAATCTTCGGTTTTCCGTACCAGGCCGTCCTCACTGATCCATAGCTTCATCCGGGGATAGGTAAGCCCGGCGCTTACCTCTTCCAGGGTAAGGAGACGGCATTTGAACCGTCCCAGAACGGTATCTTCCCCGTTTACAACCCGGTAATCATCCGCCAGAGTGGAGCGGGTAAAATCGGAATTTCGGGCGTTAGTATTTTGGAACCGTTCACTGCTGCTTGTGGTGTTAAAACGACGGCTATCGGGATCGTAGAACCATAGGGTGTCATCCTGTTTCAGATATCCCTGTCCCCGGCTAATTTGGGGCTGCATAATAATTATCACATATATTGCCCGGGAATCCCGACGAAATACCCCTGCCACAGTGGTGGACCGGTCCTGTCCGGGTTTATCCTGAACAATAGTATATTCCGCAGAAAAATCCGTATCATAATAACTGGCAAGGCCATCCGCATTGCGTAGCAGTTCTAAATCGGTAATTGCCCAAAGGAAATGTGCGGAGAATACCAGCAGAGAAACCAAAAGTGTATGACAGAAACGTGTATTCATCAATCATTTCCTCCGGATAACATCCCTGGCAATGGATTCCGTGATGAGCGGAATGCCGGAAGCCAAATTGCCGCCATCAGGATAGAAAAAAACACGGCAAGATTGATAAGCATCGTATTGGAAAGATAGAGAGGTGTTAAGCGTCCATTCTTCATGAAGATTTCAAAACTGGGAAACCAGGAAAGGGGAATAAACTGTACCGCCCGGGACAAAATAAATGCGAAGATAAAGCCCGCGATCAGGGAAAGCAGCCCTAACCCAAGGGTCTCCAGTATCAAAATGTGCCGTACATCAGCTTCATGAAAGCCAATGGCCCGCATGGTCCCCATTTCCCGGGATCGTTCGTGGAGAATGAGATTGTAGGTTACCATGGCGCTTACCAAAATAATCACCATCATCATCAAATACAAAAAATAGGTAATGATGTTTATGGCGCCCAAGAGATCCGCAACTTCTGAAAGATATACCGGAATAGTAAGGACAAATATTTTTACTCCATTCCATGGTTGATCTCTCTCCCGTATCAGTTCATCCCGATCCTGCACCAGCGGAGCGGTCGGAATATTTTTCTCTAATTCCTTCTGTAAAATATTTTTTTTTACATTTGTTTCCCGTCGATCATTGAAGAACAACCCGATACTAGAACATTCATCTGCTCTGAATAAAAAGAGTCTGTTAAGGGTGGGACGGGAAACATAGGCCTTATAATAACCAAAAAGTGTTGAATCCTCCACAATACCTCTAACCACAAATACACCGGTATTACTTTGACCAAATCGGGTTTTTACCCCCAGGACAAGACTATCCCCAAGGCGAACCCCCAGCTCTTTGGCTACGGGAACGGAGAGCAGGATGGTATCTTTATCCTCTGAAAAACTTTGACGTTCCTGGTAAACAAGGCTATCAAAATAGTTTTTTTCGGTATTCCAATCCACTCCAATGGTATACTTAAGGGATAGCGCTGATCCATTAAAATAGAGAATCCCGTCGCTGGACAATGTCCGCATGACGGCACGCGCCGGATTAATTTTTGTATTTTTAATTACCCAGCCGATTTTAATCATATCAAGTATTTTTATATGGTCTGTCTCTATCTGTCCTTTGTCATAACCATTAATAATAATATCACCGGCATAATGAGACTGGGCTGAATTATAGATATTTTCGTACATCCCGTCTTTAATAGAAGTAATAAAGGTAACAATACCAAAGCTAAAGGTCAATGCCAGAAAGAGAAAGAGATACCGGCGGCGGTAACGAAAGAGATATTTCATGGCCAAGTGCGGTACCAGTAAAAATTTCATGTTTATCCCTGCCGCACCGCAACAATAGGATTCACACGAACCGCCATTTCCACCGGATAGAGGGATGCGGCAATGCCAAGAAACAGTGAAACACCAAAGGATGCCAATGCCGCGGAGGGTAAAAAAGAAATCTGTACCATTTGATCATCCAAGAGAGAGGCAATAAGCGTATTGGAAATGATAATATCAAAGCCGTTGATGATGCGGAGAAAACAATAGCCCCCCAGAATACCAAGGATGCCAGCAATACAAGCGAGAATGAGGTTTTCACCCAGGATAAGGGTGCGGATATATCCATCATAGGCGCCCATAGCCCTCAGGGCGCCTATTTCCTTTGTTCGCCTGAATACTGAAATTAAAAGAATATTTACTGCGGCGATGATACCGGCCACACTCACCAGAAACATTCCGATGTTAAATAAGTTTTTTATAAGCAGCATAAGAATAGCGGAACTACCCGCTGCTATACGCCAGCCCACCGCGGTAACTTCAAAGGGGGCAAGTTTTTTGTTGAGCGATGCAATTACGGCCCCAGGATTCACTCCCTTCTTAAGGCGGAGGATAATGAAATTCCAATCGCCTCCTACCGGTATATTTTGCTGATCCGCTTCTTCTTTTGAATTTTGCAAAACATTTTTAAGGAAATCCACAGAAAAACTTTCTTCTTCGTCGCCTTCTCTCCCAAAATCACCGCTAAAAAAATCATCCAAATCTATCCCAAACAAAAGGGAGTCTTTCTGGTCAAGCTCTATATCTGAAGCAGCAACCTGTATTGACTCAAGCACCCGAACCGTCTGAGGATCGGCGATGACTATTTTGTTCATAAAAGTGCCGGGATTCCGGTAGCGATAGATCCCCACCAGGGGAACATCTCTGATCTTGAACCCTGTAGTCCCTCCTGCGGTAAGCAACAGAGAATCACCAATAGCCGGACGCTGTCCGGTTTGTTTTTCAATACGCTCTGCTCTATCGGCGCTTATCATGACGCCGTATTCGTTTGCTTCCAGAAAGCGCCCTTCCTCAAGGAGGATTCCCGGAAAGGCAGTGAAATAGGTTGACGCATCTATCCCGCAGAGCAGAACCCCCTCCCGGACCCCCAGGGCATCCAAAAATGCACGACTTGATACCTGACTGGTAACAACACTAATGCCCGGTTCTTCAAGGATAAGTTCCCGTACCATATCATACGCGGGAAAAGAAGGGATATTGAAATATTCATCAATTACGGGTGTATTGGCGCCAAAGAGATTCATGGTTACATCGGATGTTTTCTGGATAACCACATCCCCGGTAAGGCTTTCCACAAAAGCGTTCCGCAAGCCCTGATCGGACTTCCCGAGTATGCTGTTCCCGATAAAAAGAATAAAAGTAATAACCCCGATAAGCAGGATTATTACCAAACTATTTTTTTTATTCCGGGTTATATTTTTAAGCATAAGCTGCCAATTCATCGTCGCTTCTCCGATTCTATACGACCATCCTTTAAAAAAACAATGTGATTAGCCATTTCCCAAATATCCGGATCATGGGTTGAAAAAATAAAAGTCGTCCCCTCTTCCTGATTTATTTTTTTCATAAGTTCCAATACCCGCTCCCCATTGGCGGAATCCAGGTTTGCCGTGGGTTCATCGGCAATAACTATTTTTGGTCTGGTTACCAACGCCCGGGCGATAGCCACACGTTGCTGTTGTCCGCCGGAGAGCTCTGAAGGCTTATGGGTTTTCCTATCCCCTAACCCGACTTCCTCCAAAAGGTATTCAACCCGTTCCCGTCGTTCAGCACGGGCAGTCTTTTTTTGTGCGATTGTTAGGGGAAGTTCTACATTCTCAAAAACCGTTAAAACCGGCAGCAGATTAAAAGATTGGAATACAAACCCAATGCTTTCCTGCCGTATGCGGGTCAGTTCCTTACGGCGGAGGTTCCCGGTCTCTTTACCGTCGATAAGTACCCTGCCGCTGCTTGGGGTATCAATGAGGCCGATAATGTTCATTAGGGTAGTTTTTCCTGAACCCGAAGGACCGGCTACGGAAACAAAATCACCCTTGGATAGTTCCAGAGAAATCCCGTTCAAGGCATCTACGCCGAGTTTTCCCATGGGGTAGCTTTTCCAAATGTCCCTTAGCGTAATCATCTTACCGGCACCTCATCGTCCTTCCTGCTTAAGCACGGTTACCACGGTCTTAAACAATATAGAAATATCCAGTAAAAGGGACATA from Treponema primitia ZAS-2 includes:
- a CDS encoding ABC transporter ATP-binding protein; translated protein: MITLRDIWKSYPMGKLGVDALNGISLELSKGDFVSVAGPSGSGKTTLMNIIGLIDTPSSGRVLIDGKETGNLRRKELTRIRQESIGFVFQSFNLLPVLTVFENVELPLTIAQKKTARAERRERVEYLLEEVGLGDRKTHKPSELSGGQQQRVAIARALVTRPKIVIADEPTANLDSANGERVLELMKKINQEEGTTFIFSTHDPDIWEMANHIVFLKDGRIESEKRR